The following are encoded together in the Oceanobacillus zhaokaii genome:
- a CDS encoding cupin domain-containing protein, whose translation MGIVNENEREYRFGDSGPKYLMRGPRMNFGIVVLKPGQDFTAHYHNIMEENFYILEGELEIHIDQEAFHCKKGDFIHVEPKKVHYLINRGNTDFKAAFMLAPYQEKDKVEVEYQPYRK comes from the coding sequence ATGGGAATAGTAAATGAAAATGAGAGAGAATATCGTTTTGGTGATAGTGGGCCAAAGTATCTCATGCGGGGACCTAGAATGAACTTTGGAATTGTCGTATTGAAGCCTGGGCAGGATTTTACTGCGCATTATCACAATATAATGGAAGAAAATTTTTATATATTAGAAGGGGAACTCGAAATCCATATTGATCAAGAAGCTTTCCACTGTAAAAAAGGCGACTTCATCCACGTTGAACCAAAGAAGGTCCACTATTTAATTAATCGTGGTAACACAGATTTCAAAGCAGCATTCATGCTCGCTCCATATCAAGAAAAAGATAAGGTTGAAGTAGAATACCAGCCCTATCGTAAATAG
- a CDS encoding cell wall-binding repeat-containing protein, giving the protein MHAMKKQSQLVLLAAMLAIFVVLPMHVGAEEATEFDFSIGEAKEQLTETKEVHVTNQDMNAELSITDNGQELYHKELSMITVTSIEKVNADGQEYAIISYRHDGSANGLYFEIVKLNESAVETVYTSEVYERARLEIAENKITLKYPKYEEDDARTEPSAIITQEFSITDNQVVEGKGKEEQVEFATNALQAEGTKKNPSFSEINKILTEESLKANVSPEIVKAIALQESGWEQYWGSVPKSIQACDNYDGTNVKLGYDCIGIGIMQISDYRFMKDGPEKDAYIDRLKTDIRFNIQEGIKILNEKWGFHRSGIIPTINDNDPLVIENWYFAVMAYNGMLPRNNPLERPFSPYGAYQEEVFELLNDYTLIDINPFPTHLLDPYTLENGQLRFETLNFKVTGPQHYSSQSLVKGDTAYTTAQSLNIRNAPNGDVIGSLSKGSKVTITGGYAGNNSKYNQYVWLPIRTSNGQNAWVSSSYLNKNDYIDVHRLEGYSRYDTSVSIANHGWHWDQPTSVVIGRGDDPIDALTGSVLASGLDSPLILTKTKELPASVERELNRLNPTGIVYILGGENVISEDVENKLKQKFGNNRVIRIAGYSRFETASKVAKEVDEHSNVSEVIVTTGDSNSSDPLAIAPYAGENNIPILLTGRSRGESLNKEVRTFIQDNNIKKVTIIGGELAVSKSAEAELQRLVGSANVKRVFGKSRFDTNIAIINTFYDSKAIDKLLVSQGMETADALSASPFAAKLEAPIVLTQANKLPAETKAWLNGRISTRPNLYFLGGNVAINENVRNEIVKLIR; this is encoded by the coding sequence ATGCATGCTATGAAGAAGCAGAGTCAGCTAGTTTTACTTGCTGCAATGCTTGCGATTTTTGTCGTTTTACCGATGCATGTAGGTGCAGAAGAGGCGACTGAATTTGACTTTAGTATTGGGGAAGCCAAGGAACAGTTAACAGAAACGAAAGAGGTTCACGTTACAAACCAGGATATGAACGCAGAGCTTTCGATTACAGACAATGGACAAGAACTATACCATAAAGAGCTTTCCATGATCACTGTAACAAGTATTGAGAAGGTGAATGCAGATGGTCAAGAATATGCGATTATTAGCTATCGCCATGATGGTTCAGCGAATGGCCTTTACTTTGAAATAGTAAAGCTAAATGAATCAGCTGTCGAAACAGTGTATACTTCAGAAGTTTACGAACGTGCACGACTGGAAATTGCAGAAAACAAGATTACATTAAAGTATCCGAAGTATGAGGAAGATGATGCGCGAACAGAGCCTTCTGCTATTATCACACAAGAATTCTCAATTACTGATAATCAGGTAGTTGAAGGAAAAGGTAAAGAAGAGCAAGTCGAATTTGCAACGAATGCATTGCAGGCAGAAGGAACGAAAAAGAATCCTTCTTTTTCTGAGATTAATAAAATCTTAACGGAAGAGTCACTAAAAGCGAATGTTTCACCAGAAATAGTGAAGGCGATTGCCCTTCAAGAGAGCGGCTGGGAACAGTACTGGGGATCCGTTCCAAAGTCAATCCAGGCTTGTGATAATTATGATGGAACGAATGTAAAACTTGGCTATGATTGTATTGGCATTGGGATTATGCAAATTTCGGACTATAGGTTTATGAAAGATGGTCCCGAAAAGGATGCATACATAGACAGATTAAAGACGGATATTCGTTTTAATATCCAAGAAGGAATCAAGATTTTAAATGAAAAATGGGGTTTCCATCGTTCCGGTATTATTCCGACAATTAATGATAATGACCCGTTAGTAATTGAAAATTGGTATTTCGCGGTGATGGCATATAATGGAATGCTGCCAAGAAATAACCCATTGGAAAGACCATTCTCTCCATATGGAGCGTATCAGGAAGAGGTATTTGAACTTCTCAATGATTATACCTTAATCGATATTAATCCTTTTCCAACTCATTTATTAGATCCATATACTTTAGAAAATGGGCAGTTACGATTTGAAACGCTCAATTTTAAAGTTACTGGACCACAGCATTATTCAAGCCAATCCCTTGTAAAAGGAGATACGGCATATACAACAGCACAATCGTTGAATATCCGAAATGCACCTAATGGTGATGTCATTGGCAGCTTATCTAAAGGATCTAAAGTGACGATTACTGGCGGTTATGCAGGGAACAATTCAAAGTACAACCAATATGTATGGCTCCCTATTCGTACAAGCAATGGGCAAAATGCATGGGTATCATCTAGCTATTTGAATAAAAATGACTACATTGATGTTCATCGTTTAGAAGGATACTCACGTTACGATACGAGTGTTAGCATTGCAAACCATGGCTGGCATTGGGACCAACCAACTTCTGTTGTAATCGGACGTGGGGATGACCCAATTGATGCGTTAACAGGAAGTGTGTTAGCCTCTGGACTTGACTCACCATTGATTTTGACGAAAACGAAGGAATTGCCAGCTTCAGTAGAAAGAGAACTTAATCGACTAAACCCTACTGGTATTGTTTATATTTTAGGTGGGGAGAATGTTATTTCAGAAGATGTGGAAAATAAACTTAAACAAAAATTTGGTAATAATCGAGTAATCCGTATTGCTGGATATAGTAGATTTGAAACAGCATCTAAGGTTGCTAAAGAAGTAGATGAGCATAGCAATGTGAGTGAAGTTATCGTCACGACTGGAGATTCGAATTCCTCGGATCCATTAGCAATCGCGCCATATGCAGGTGAAAATAATATTCCAATCCTTCTTACAGGAAGGAGCAGGGGAGAAAGCTTGAACAAAGAAGTACGCACCTTTATTCAAGATAATAATATTAAAAAGGTCACGATAATTGGTGGAGAATTAGCAGTATCGAAAAGCGCAGAAGCAGAGCTACAGCGTTTAGTAGGTTCAGCAAATGTGAAGCGAGTATTCGGTAAGTCAAGATTTGATACGAATATCGCGATTATCAATACTTTCTATGATAGTAAAGCGATTGATAAACTCTTAGTCTCACAAGGAATGGAAACAGCAGATGCTCTTTCCGCATCTCCATTTGCAGCGAAATTAGAAGCACCAATCGTTCTAACACAAGCTAATAAACTTCCTGCAGAAACAAAAGCATGGCTGAATGGACGCATCTCTACAAGGCCAAATCTATATTTCCTTGGTGGAAACGTAGCAATTAATGAAAATGTAAGAAATGAAATCGTGAAATTAATAAGATAA
- a CDS encoding FAD-binding oxidoreductase: MSLQTIINDSERLLLGEQISDVYKKDAYVTDVVDVQAVALVKTTDEVRKLVNYAIEQDLKIIARGAGTGVAGAQVPIHGNELIIDVSQMKQIIELDEATMTLTVEPGVLLSEIQEYVESRGYFYPPDPGSKHSTIGGNVATNAGGMRAVKYGTTRDYVRAMEVVMPTGETVELGSLNIKSSSGYDLKNLLIGSEGTLGIITQIKLKVLPLPKYKQSVLLAFDSVTSATDGVLTILSNGIEPTALELFERGTIAYSEKFTKELLPLQLGDAYVLMTLDDNEMQSITRRVKVVEQLVQNKAIAALTLNKEQEKSAWKLRDYILVALMEFTEFEMLDEVVPINRFAEMISYTKELQRKHGIRVINFGHAGDGNIHTVLMKEDLEQEIWTAKREALLADLYEKVANLGGLPSAEHGIGIIKKSYLEKMINPVELNLMRKVKNAIDPDDRLNPGKLI, encoded by the coding sequence ATGTCTTTACAAACAATTATTAATGATTCAGAGAGATTACTCCTAGGGGAACAGATTTCAGATGTATATAAAAAGGATGCGTATGTTACAGATGTTGTTGATGTGCAGGCAGTAGCATTAGTGAAGACTACAGATGAAGTTAGGAAACTCGTAAACTATGCAATCGAACAGGATTTGAAAATCATTGCCCGAGGTGCTGGAACAGGCGTTGCAGGTGCACAAGTACCAATTCATGGCAATGAGCTGATAATTGATGTCAGTCAAATGAAGCAAATAATTGAGTTGGATGAGGCGACGATGACACTTACCGTTGAACCGGGTGTCCTTCTTTCTGAAATTCAAGAATATGTAGAAAGTCGTGGCTACTTTTATCCGCCTGATCCAGGATCGAAGCATTCGACGATTGGTGGAAATGTCGCGACAAATGCAGGTGGCATGCGTGCGGTGAAGTATGGAACCACACGTGATTATGTACGGGCTATGGAGGTTGTTATGCCTACAGGTGAAACCGTTGAATTAGGAAGTTTAAATATAAAAAGCAGCTCTGGCTATGATTTGAAAAACCTTTTGATTGGTTCAGAGGGTACTTTAGGAATTATCACACAGATCAAGCTGAAGGTATTGCCGCTGCCAAAATATAAACAGTCCGTTCTGCTTGCATTTGATTCTGTAACGAGTGCGACAGACGGTGTATTAACTATTCTATCAAACGGAATTGAACCGACTGCATTAGAGCTTTTTGAGAGAGGAACAATTGCATATAGCGAAAAGTTTACGAAAGAGCTGCTCCCATTACAACTAGGGGATGCTTACGTTCTGATGACATTGGATGACAATGAAATGCAATCGATTACAAGAAGAGTTAAGGTGGTCGAACAACTAGTACAAAATAAAGCAATCGCTGCACTAACTTTAAATAAAGAGCAAGAGAAATCAGCTTGGAAATTACGTGACTACATTCTAGTTGCTCTAATGGAATTTACCGAATTTGAGATGCTCGATGAGGTTGTTCCTATCAATCGTTTTGCTGAAATGATTAGCTATACGAAGGAACTGCAGAGAAAGCATGGGATTAGAGTAATAAACTTTGGCCATGCAGGGGATGGGAATATCCACACCGTTCTAATGAAGGAGGATTTGGAACAGGAAATATGGACAGCTAAGAGGGAAGCGTTATTGGCTGATCTATATGAGAAGGTTGCTAATCTAGGTGGCTTACCATCAGCTGAACATGGAATTGGAATAATTAAGAAATCTTACCTTGAAAAGATGATTAATCCAGTGGAACTAAACTTGATGAGAAAAGTGAAGAACGCAATCGATCCGGATGATCGATTGAATCCGGGGAAATTGATTTAG
- a CDS encoding YdcF family protein, translating into MLKRLSYIITTLFGIQLLFLLARRFLIVNERPKKADVIIVLSGGPGRLEKGAALFKEGNADQLMLTNSNDTWATAQEAIELGIPEDKLILEERAISTHTNAIYALEKMKEQQLTSAIIISSDFHMRRVRYIFSKVYENTGIELTFVAAPYLKNDFLMEGWEIQTIFYEWVKTFGYWLGAYEVAEKD; encoded by the coding sequence ATGTTAAAAAGATTAAGCTACATCATCACCACATTATTTGGCATTCAGCTTTTGTTTCTTTTGGCTAGAAGATTTTTGATCGTTAATGAGCGACCAAAGAAAGCGGATGTAATCATTGTTTTAAGTGGTGGTCCGGGCAGACTCGAAAAGGGTGCAGCATTATTCAAAGAGGGAAATGCAGATCAGCTGATGCTTACTAACTCTAATGATACATGGGCAACCGCCCAAGAGGCTATCGAACTCGGGATACCAGAAGACAAATTAATTTTAGAGGAAAGAGCGATAAGCACGCATACGAATGCAATTTATGCACTGGAAAAAATGAAAGAACAACAATTAACTTCAGCAATCATCATTTCATCCGATTTTCATATGCGTAGGGTAAGGTATATCTTTAGTAAAGTCTATGAAAATACTGGAATCGAATTGACATTTGTCGCTGCACCATACTTGAAAAATGACTTTTTAATGGAAGGCTGGGAGATTCAAACAATTTTCTATGAGTGGGTGAAGACGTTTGGGTATTGGTTAGGGGCGTATGAGGTTGCGGAGAAGGATTAA
- a CDS encoding HAD family hydrolase, whose amino-acid sequence MIKGILFDKDGTLIEFNSLWVESTYEMIHTLVKEYANTDYAQKCEEIANLIGLEGHQVREDSILASGTSEQMSATIATVLHADQQQVHQKINTFLYEETVRNSNNIKAIGDIRKLFEKLKQDNFTIGIVTADNYDITDYTLRYLGIREHVDFIGTASNYERKPNIEAMQAFCNACHLEKNEVIHVGDSVVDMEFSRHGRLGVGVLSGVGTEDTLRKYTPYIIENVHDLFDQNDKFIFEGK is encoded by the coding sequence ATGATTAAAGGCATCTTATTTGATAAGGATGGAACCTTAATTGAATTTAATTCATTATGGGTCGAGTCCACATATGAAATGATTCATACATTAGTTAAAGAATATGCAAACACAGATTATGCACAGAAATGTGAAGAGATTGCCAATTTGATTGGACTTGAAGGACATCAGGTGAGAGAAGACAGCATCCTCGCTTCCGGTACATCAGAACAAATGTCAGCGACTATTGCAACAGTTCTTCACGCAGATCAGCAGCAAGTACATCAAAAAATTAACACATTTTTATACGAAGAAACGGTGAGAAATAGCAATAATATCAAAGCTATTGGCGATATACGCAAGCTCTTTGAAAAGTTAAAACAAGATAACTTTACAATTGGTATCGTTACGGCAGATAACTATGATATTACAGATTATACATTGCGATATTTAGGAATCCGTGAGCATGTAGATTTTATTGGAACAGCCAGTAATTATGAGAGAAAGCCAAACATAGAGGCGATGCAAGCATTTTGTAATGCTTGCCACTTAGAGAAAAATGAAGTAATCCATGTCGGCGATTCCGTAGTGGATATGGAGTTTTCCAGACATGGCAGACTAGGAGTCGGTGTATTATCTGGTGTAGGTACGGAAGATACATTGCGAAAGTATACACCGTATATTATTGAAAATGTTCATGATTTATTTGATCAAAATGATAAATTTATTTTTGAAGGAAAGTAG
- a CDS encoding CehA/McbA family metallohydrolase: protein MIELKINQDITSNKLNQAFTFNVPDNVSSVSFQIETEQALWLTYMVYDEKKELRAQYVRGMTPQPVTVHNERENTSANTISGPVKAGEWTIDFAVITKDDVTALTDWATCTILFDAELETAVLGDLYSWHDGETATFQLNAYDKELIFNAEKAWYKGDFHTHTIYTDGKMTRKENMQSAANQKLDFFVATDHNIVPTSWFDRTDILVIPGVEVTAPLGHFNIISTLTSPFTKQRLADMETEEGMNKIINHHYGDDSIISINHPFLTEWKWLLKETPLDKVDTMEICNDPTYPFNKQATEFALLAWNKLLNDGYQITGIGGSDSHLKPDETYDGSDIPSLIGDPGTFVYCDQLTAANVVKALKKGNVTVSRGERVQFGIDDLISGNQCSQNKGVATASVETDEAIYFEWVIDGEIVAREDGNRSECAYDFNNDPGFHWVRVDVRFADGSFYGFSNPIYFGEKQPTMKKWGELLELVEDQIND from the coding sequence ATGATTGAATTAAAGATCAACCAAGATATAACGAGCAATAAATTAAACCAAGCATTTACCTTTAATGTACCAGATAATGTCTCTTCCGTTTCGTTTCAAATCGAAACGGAACAGGCACTATGGTTAACGTATATGGTATACGATGAGAAAAAGGAATTAAGAGCTCAATATGTTCGGGGGATGACGCCACAACCTGTCACAGTCCATAATGAACGTGAAAATACATCGGCCAATACCATTTCTGGACCTGTTAAAGCAGGGGAGTGGACAATTGATTTTGCCGTAATCACCAAAGACGATGTAACGGCATTAACCGATTGGGCCACTTGTACCATATTATTTGATGCTGAACTGGAAACTGCTGTTTTGGGCGATTTATACTCGTGGCATGATGGCGAGACAGCAACATTTCAACTTAACGCCTATGATAAGGAATTAATATTTAACGCTGAAAAAGCATGGTATAAGGGAGATTTCCATACACATACAATTTATACAGACGGCAAGATGACGAGGAAAGAGAATATGCAAAGTGCAGCAAACCAAAAGCTCGATTTCTTTGTAGCAACAGACCATAATATCGTTCCTACCTCTTGGTTTGACAGGACGGATATTCTAGTCATTCCTGGCGTAGAAGTAACGGCTCCTTTGGGACATTTTAATATTATTTCAACATTGACCTCGCCTTTCACAAAGCAACGATTAGCGGATATGGAGACAGAGGAAGGCATGAACAAGATTATCAATCATCATTATGGTGATGATTCGATCATTTCAATCAACCATCCATTTTTAACGGAATGGAAGTGGTTATTGAAGGAAACACCTTTAGATAAGGTAGATACGATGGAAATTTGTAATGATCCGACCTATCCATTTAATAAACAGGCGACCGAATTTGCGTTACTCGCTTGGAATAAATTATTAAATGATGGCTATCAGATTACCGGAATTGGTGGATCAGATTCTCATTTGAAACCCGATGAAACTTATGATGGGAGCGATATTCCTTCATTAATTGGTGACCCAGGCACATTTGTTTATTGCGACCAGCTTACAGCAGCTAATGTTGTAAAAGCGTTGAAAAAAGGAAATGTTACAGTTTCAAGAGGAGAGCGTGTGCAATTCGGGATTGATGATCTTATCTCTGGTAATCAATGTTCCCAAAATAAAGGTGTTGCAACAGCCTCTGTAGAAACCGATGAAGCCATTTATTTTGAATGGGTAATCGACGGAGAAATCGTTGCGAGAGAAGATGGCAATCGTTCTGAATGTGCGTATGATTTTAATAATGACCCAGGCTTTCATTGGGTTAGAGTTGATGTCCGTTTTGCTGATGGAAGCTTTTATGGCTTTTCCAATCCAATCTATTTTGGCGAAAAACAGCCAACAATGAAAAAATGGGGCGAACTGCTTGAACTGGTAGAGGATCAAATAAATGATTAA
- a CDS encoding ABC transporter substrate-binding protein codes for MKKNWYVLLVLAIAMLLMAACGSNDEGSEDDSADASAASGPVEIEFWYGLGSEADKKMQEIVQNFNNSQEDVVVTPVPQADYSETYQKLQASIASGSAPGVFITGLGTLNDLVSKEAIAPLDEFTAEDEIYDEADFLEVFIEPAKMNDSLYALPAYGTTQVMYYRKDILEEAGIDPEEAYATWENVATTSKELQEKGLVQYGHLPMWGADNLIDIATSNGGSVLSEDGKEVLIDSPEWIEAWEFVRKQIHEEESMKVNSGGQGWEYWYKTIDEVMNGTALGYTGSSGDKGDLDFSIIDSAPQPGLNGNEGRPNVDALYMAIPEIISDEEKAAGYAFMSYFSSAETSAEWSQAIGYIPVRNSAMEVPEYAQFIEENPYAAVPYEQAQTGIPYFVDPTGGKIRDAISIAADKVELQNVPAEEALKEAKETAQAALDEM; via the coding sequence ATGAAGAAAAATTGGTATGTATTACTTGTTTTAGCTATTGCAATGTTACTTATGGCCGCTTGTGGTAGTAATGATGAAGGGTCGGAAGATGATTCTGCTGATGCTTCAGCTGCATCAGGTCCTGTTGAAATTGAATTTTGGTATGGCTTAGGAAGTGAAGCTGATAAGAAAATGCAAGAAATCGTGCAAAACTTTAATAATTCTCAAGAAGATGTTGTTGTAACGCCAGTTCCGCAAGCAGATTATTCAGAAACATATCAAAAACTGCAAGCATCGATTGCATCCGGCTCAGCGCCAGGGGTTTTCATTACGGGTCTTGGAACACTTAATGATTTAGTAAGTAAAGAAGCAATCGCACCATTAGATGAATTTACTGCAGAAGATGAGATTTACGATGAAGCAGATTTCTTAGAAGTATTTATTGAACCAGCAAAAATGAATGATTCATTATACGCATTACCAGCATATGGAACAACACAAGTAATGTACTATCGCAAGGATATTTTAGAAGAAGCAGGCATTGATCCAGAAGAAGCTTACGCAACTTGGGAAAATGTAGCCACAACTTCTAAAGAATTACAGGAAAAAGGTCTTGTGCAATATGGTCACCTGCCAATGTGGGGCGCTGACAACTTAATTGATATCGCAACAAGCAATGGCGGCAGTGTTTTAAGTGAAGATGGCAAAGAAGTGTTAATCGATAGTCCAGAATGGATTGAAGCATGGGAGTTTGTTCGCAAGCAAATTCATGAAGAAGAATCAATGAAGGTAAACTCTGGTGGACAAGGCTGGGAATACTGGTATAAAACAATTGACGAAGTAATGAATGGAACTGCACTTGGTTACACTGGTTCATCTGGTGATAAAGGTGATCTAGACTTCTCTATTATTGACTCTGCACCACAACCTGGTTTAAATGGCAATGAAGGAAGACCAAACGTAGATGCACTATACATGGCAATTCCAGAAATAATCAGTGACGAAGAAAAAGCTGCTGGATATGCATTTATGAGCTATTTCTCAAGTGCTGAAACAAGTGCGGAGTGGTCACAAGCAATTGGTTATATTCCTGTAAGAAATTCAGCGATGGAAGTGCCAGAATACGCACAATTCATTGAAGAAAATCCATATGCTGCTGTTCCATACGAACAAGCACAAACAGGTATTCCATACTTTGTTGATCCAACCGGTGGAAAAATTCGTGATGCAATCTCCATTGCAGCTGATAAAGTAGAACTGCAAAATGTTCCTGCAGAAGAAGCATTGAAAGAAGCAAAGGAAACAGCACAAGCAGCTTTAGATGAAATGTAA
- a CDS encoding carbohydrate ABC transporter permease — protein sequence MEMVSKSRKMVHYILLTIFSIIMVFPLVWMFLSALKTPEEIFAVPLDWLPSNPQWGNFAGALELAPFGLYIFNSTFTAIVIVFFQIILSSMIAYALTQMTFKGKSILFNSILITYMLPAAATYVPSYVIVAKLGLLDTLTGIIISNIASVFTIFLMRQAFMQVPKEMIEAARSEGANDFAILRKVMMPMCKSSIFTVGLISFVQMYNNYLWPSLIVNSQENYLITVGLNRFFTTSGTFADQWPLIMAASVLAVLPLLILFILLQKWFIKGISDSGVKG from the coding sequence ATGGAAATGGTATCGAAGTCAAGGAAGATGGTTCACTATATACTGCTAACGATTTTCAGTATTATAATGGTTTTTCCTTTAGTCTGGATGTTTCTCAGTGCATTGAAAACACCGGAAGAAATATTTGCTGTACCCCTGGACTGGCTTCCGAGTAATCCACAATGGGGGAACTTTGCAGGTGCACTAGAACTCGCACCATTTGGATTATATATATTCAATAGTACGTTTACAGCAATTGTTATCGTCTTTTTTCAAATCATTCTTTCCAGCATGATTGCTTATGCATTAACACAAATGACCTTTAAAGGTAAAAGTATATTATTTAATTCGATTCTGATTACGTATATGCTGCCAGCAGCGGCAACGTATGTACCTAGCTATGTAATTGTTGCAAAGCTAGGCCTGCTTGATACATTGACAGGGATTATCATTTCTAATATTGCGAGTGTGTTCACCATCTTCCTGATGAGACAAGCATTTATGCAGGTACCTAAGGAAATGATAGAAGCAGCTCGTTCTGAAGGGGCGAATGATTTCGCCATTCTAAGAAAAGTGATGATGCCAATGTGTAAATCCTCTATTTTTACTGTAGGCTTAATTAGCTTTGTGCAAATGTATAATAATTACCTCTGGCCTTCACTGATTGTCAATAGCCAGGAAAATTACTTAATTACTGTTGGTCTAAATCGATTTTTTACAACCTCAGGTACTTTCGCCGATCAATGGCCTTTAATTATGGCAGCTAGTGTTTTAGCTGTATTGCCACTGTTAATTTTATTTATACTCTTACAAAAGTGGTTCATTAAAGGAATCAGTGATAGTGGTGTTAAAGGATAA
- a CDS encoding carbohydrate ABC transporter permease: protein MNRFGNVGKLLFFVGIPMIPLVVFWFVPMAVSVWLSFTNWDYISPTFDYVGIENYTNALTSADFYSALKNTIFFGFWTILPTIFFGLLLALLLRKGLKGLTGFKAFLFAPWITPMVAMSIVWSWIYEPDVGLLNQVLGWFNLPQPSWLTDSEMAMWAIIIVTVWKNAGWAMLFYADALSKIPDELYEVGNIEGAGWLQRMTTIVIPLVSPTTLFLVIISAIDSIQAYDQIQVMTQGGPAGSTRTLLYLYYQMAFEQFNMGQATALATLIVILTGALALIMFYGSKRWVHY, encoded by the coding sequence GTGAATCGATTCGGTAATGTAGGGAAACTATTATTTTTTGTCGGCATTCCTATGATCCCCTTAGTCGTTTTTTGGTTTGTTCCGATGGCAGTATCCGTTTGGCTAAGCTTTACAAACTGGGATTATATTAGCCCAACCTTTGATTATGTTGGAATAGAAAATTATACGAATGCACTCACAAGTGCCGATTTTTACAGCGCACTTAAAAACACAATCTTTTTCGGATTTTGGACAATTCTGCCGACGATATTCTTTGGACTTCTTTTAGCATTATTATTACGAAAAGGATTAAAGGGACTGACGGGATTTAAAGCATTCTTATTTGCTCCGTGGATTACACCAATGGTTGCTATGTCAATCGTTTGGTCGTGGATTTATGAACCAGATGTCGGACTGCTCAATCAAGTATTAGGGTGGTTTAATCTACCACAGCCATCATGGCTAACGGATTCAGAGATGGCGATGTGGGCGATTATTATTGTGACTGTCTGGAAAAATGCAGGGTGGGCAATGTTATTTTACGCCGATGCCCTTTCTAAAATTCCAGATGAATTATATGAGGTAGGTAATATTGAAGGCGCCGGTTGGCTGCAGCGAATGACAACAATTGTGATACCACTTGTTTCTCCGACTACCTTATTTTTAGTCATCATTTCTGCGATTGATTCGATTCAAGCATATGACCAAATTCAAGTCATGACGCAAGGTGGGCCTGCTGGCAGTACGAGAACCTTATTGTATCTATATTATCAGATGGCATTTGAGCAATTTAACATGGGGCAAGCAACCGCATTAGCAACACTCATTGTTATCTTAACTGGTGCTCTGGCATTAATTATGTTCTACGGATCGAAACGCTGGGTCCATTATTAG